A genomic window from Flavobacterium phycosphaerae includes:
- a CDS encoding lipopolysaccharide biosynthesis protein, which produces MSLYKNLFKQTAIYGLATVFPRMLSFLLNPLYVKVLPKGEFGEVSIIFAYLVFLNVVLSYGMETAFFRFYNLETDKKKVISTATISIFWSSLLFLASGILFRKTISLYTGIDPQYITYTVWILVLDALAVIPFSKLRANKRPMVYAAIKIGNVMLNLCLNVFFLLALPKLAEGNASGFWHTIYYDHFQIGYIFISNVIASLITFLVLSPDYFQLKGKFDYALWKKMMNYAFPILIAGIAFAINEHFDKILLEKMHVSKADIGAYSACYKLGLFMVLFRTAYTLGIEPFFFSHASNENAQQTYATITKYFVIFGSFICLFVIVFADLLKRVLVPNDEYWDAMKVVPLIVLANFFLGIYTNLSVWYKLIDKTRVGAYISLVGAAVTLALNFILIPTMSYYGSAIATIAAYGSMMIISYQMGKKQYPIPYDFPKIFSYLGLIVVLSALSFYIPYVRENYLLKIVILSLFLYFIYHNEKETLVRIAKRK; this is translated from the coding sequence TTGAGTCTATATAAAAACCTATTCAAACAAACTGCCATTTACGGATTAGCCACGGTTTTTCCGCGCATGCTGAGTTTTTTACTCAATCCGTTGTATGTAAAAGTGTTGCCCAAAGGAGAGTTTGGTGAAGTCTCCATTATCTTCGCTTACTTGGTGTTTTTGAATGTGGTTTTGTCTTATGGAATGGAAACGGCATTCTTCCGCTTTTACAATTTGGAAACCGATAAGAAGAAAGTAATTTCTACTGCTACCATTTCTATTTTTTGGTCGTCATTACTCTTTTTGGCTAGCGGTATTTTGTTCCGTAAAACCATCTCATTATATACCGGCATTGACCCGCAATATATAACTTATACAGTTTGGATATTAGTACTCGATGCCTTGGCGGTGATCCCATTTTCCAAACTCAGAGCCAATAAAAGGCCTATGGTGTACGCTGCGATTAAGATTGGCAACGTAATGCTGAATCTATGTCTGAATGTTTTTTTCTTATTGGCTTTACCCAAACTAGCCGAAGGAAACGCCAGTGGTTTTTGGCATACTATTTACTATGACCATTTCCAAATAGGCTATATTTTTATCTCCAATGTAATCGCCAGTCTGATTACATTCTTGGTGCTTTCTCCGGATTATTTTCAACTTAAAGGCAAGTTTGATTATGCGCTTTGGAAGAAAATGATGAACTACGCCTTCCCGATTTTAATTGCCGGAATTGCTTTTGCCATCAACGAACATTTCGATAAAATTCTGTTAGAAAAAATGCATGTCAGTAAAGCCGATATTGGAGCCTATTCGGCTTGTTACAAGTTAGGCTTGTTTATGGTGTTGTTTCGAACAGCGTACACTCTCGGAATCGAACCGTTTTTCTTCAGTCACGCCAGCAACGAAAATGCACAGCAAACCTATGCTACCATTACCAAATACTTTGTCATTTTCGGATCGTTCATTTGTTTGTTTGTCATCGTTTTTGCCGATTTATTGAAAAGAGTTCTAGTGCCTAATGATGAATATTGGGACGCCATGAAAGTAGTACCGCTGATCGTTTTGGCCAATTTCTTCCTCGGCATATATACCAACTTATCGGTTTGGTACAAGCTAATCGACAAAACCAGAGTAGGAGCTTATATTTCTTTGGTAGGGGCAGCAGTAACGTTGGCACTTAATTTCATTTTAATTCCAACCATGAGTTATTACGGTTCGGCCATTGCCACCATAGCTGCTTATGGAAGCATGATGATTATTTCCTATCAAATGGGAAAAAAACAATACCCGATTCCCTATGATTTCCCGAAAATATTTAGTTATTTAGGATTAATCGTAGTACTGTCGGCACTCTCGTTTTACATTCCTTATGTCAGAGAAAATTATCTTTTAAAAATAGTAATACTATCGCTGTTCTTGTATTTCATTTATCATAACGAAAAAGAAACCTTAGTTAGAATAGCCAAACGAAAATAA
- a CDS encoding acyl-CoA thioesterase, translated as MTPKHPSESLTILTDLVLPSETNPLNNLFGGELLARMDRAASIAARRHSRRITVTASVNHVAFNRSIPLGSVVTVEAKVSRAFNSSMEIFLDVWIEDRESGIRTKANEAIYTFVAVNETGNPVSVPPIIPETELEKERYDAALRRKQLSLVLAGKMNPHDATELKALFL; from the coding sequence ATGACTCCAAAACATCCTTCTGAATCGCTAACCATTTTAACCGATTTAGTTTTACCAAGTGAAACCAACCCTTTGAATAATCTTTTTGGTGGTGAATTGTTGGCCCGAATGGACAGAGCTGCCAGTATTGCCGCCCGAAGACATTCCCGCCGAATTACGGTTACCGCTTCGGTAAATCACGTAGCCTTTAATCGTTCTATTCCTTTGGGAAGTGTTGTTACTGTTGAAGCTAAAGTATCACGCGCCTTTAATTCTTCGATGGAGATTTTCTTAGATGTTTGGATTGAAGACAGAGAATCGGGTATCAGAACCAAAGCGAATGAAGCCATTTACACGTTTGTTGCCGTTAATGAAACCGGAAATCCGGTAAGTGTTCCTCCTATTATTCCCGAAACAGAACTGGAAAAAGAACGCTATGATGCGGCGTTAAGAAGAAAACAGTTGAGTTTGGTTTTAGCCGGAAAAATGAATCCGCATGACGCGACTGAACTAAAAGCACTATTCTTATAA
- a CDS encoding tetratricopeptide repeat protein gives MKKLQVYGLLLLGTIAVPNLLLAQTEPNEVVVLDHGFEDNFYEALKQKGIENYDKAIESLRKCEEANPEDPIVYFELGKNYLAQKKYKEAYDNFEKVTKMDPKNRWAWVGMYDVCYEQRDYNKAIPIVEKLVEFKEEYKEDLTSLYMNTQQFDKALDLINELNDKYGKTDKRELYKADILKDAKYQSAEKNNLLDQIKKNPKDESNYIALIYMYSQSNQEEKAMEIAKKLEAAIPTSDWAQVSLFKFHLNNNDGDNAVKAMNIVLPSKKIDQKIKHRMLNEFLIFAKNNPKYETDLDKAISYFDNDKEIKVAKEIGKFYFSKANWAKAAKYFEMHLKSSQDDVETQQLLLQSYTETQQFETVAKKAEELMQFFPTQPQFYYYAGLANNQLKSFKKAANQLETGLDFVIDDTALEINFNIQLGEAYNGLGDMKKKEKYFTKANELINKQKK, from the coding sequence ATGAAAAAACTTCAAGTTTATGGATTGCTGTTATTAGGAACAATTGCTGTTCCTAATCTGCTTTTGGCTCAAACCGAACCAAACGAAGTGGTGGTCTTAGATCATGGATTTGAAGATAATTTTTATGAAGCGTTAAAACAAAAAGGGATTGAAAACTATGATAAAGCCATAGAATCACTCCGAAAATGTGAAGAAGCCAATCCTGAAGATCCTATCGTTTACTTTGAACTGGGTAAAAATTATTTAGCGCAAAAGAAATACAAAGAGGCTTACGATAATTTCGAAAAAGTCACCAAAATGGATCCCAAAAACCGTTGGGCTTGGGTAGGAATGTACGACGTTTGCTATGAACAGCGCGACTACAACAAAGCCATTCCTATTGTTGAAAAATTAGTAGAATTTAAAGAAGAATACAAAGAAGATTTGACTTCATTGTATATGAATACGCAGCAATTTGACAAGGCTCTTGATCTCATCAATGAGTTGAATGATAAATACGGCAAAACCGACAAACGCGAATTGTATAAAGCCGATATTTTAAAAGACGCCAAATACCAATCCGCAGAAAAGAATAATCTTTTGGACCAAATCAAGAAAAACCCGAAAGATGAATCTAATTATATTGCTCTGATTTACATGTATTCGCAAAGCAATCAGGAAGAAAAGGCTATGGAAATTGCTAAGAAATTAGAAGCGGCCATTCCAACTTCCGATTGGGCTCAAGTGAGTTTGTTTAAATTTCATTTGAATAATAATGATGGTGATAATGCGGTTAAAGCCATGAATATTGTCTTGCCCAGCAAAAAAATTGACCAAAAAATCAAGCACCGAATGCTGAATGAGTTTCTGATTTTTGCCAAAAACAATCCGAAATACGAAACGGATTTAGACAAAGCCATTTCCTATTTTGACAACGATAAAGAAATAAAAGTAGCTAAAGAAATCGGTAAGTTCTATTTTTCAAAAGCCAACTGGGCCAAAGCCGCTAAGTATTTTGAAATGCACTTAAAAAGCAGTCAGGATGATGTTGAAACCCAGCAGTTGTTGCTTCAATCGTATACCGAAACCCAACAGTTTGAAACCGTAGCGAAAAAAGCCGAAGAGTTGATGCAGTTTTTCCCGACACAACCTCAGTTTTATTACTATGCCGGCTTGGCGAATAATCAACTGAAGAGTTTCAAGAAAGCGGCAAATCAATTAGAAACCGGTTTAGATTTTGTTATTGATGATACTGCTTTGGAGATTAATTTCAACATCCAATTAGGTGAAGCTTACAATGGTTTGGGCGACATGAAAAAGAAAGAAAAGTATTTTACCAAAGCCAACGAGCTTATTAATAAACAAAAGAAGTAA
- the dut gene encoding dUTP diphosphatase, with protein sequence MQIKIINKSQHELPNYETIASAGMDLRANLVEPITLKPLERAIVKTGLFIELPIGYEAQVRPRSGLAAKKGITVLNSPGTVDADYRGEIGVILVNLSNENFVVENGERIAQLIIAKHERAEWIAVEELSETSRGEGGFGSTGVK encoded by the coding sequence ATGCAAATAAAAATCATCAACAAATCGCAACACGAATTGCCCAATTATGAAACCATCGCCTCAGCAGGAATGGATTTGCGCGCCAATTTAGTTGAACCAATCACCCTTAAACCTTTAGAAAGAGCTATTGTAAAAACAGGTTTGTTCATTGAGTTACCTATTGGATACGAAGCTCAAGTAAGACCAAGAAGCGGGTTAGCAGCCAAAAAAGGAATAACTGTACTAAATTCTCCCGGAACAGTTGATGCTGATTATCGTGGGGAAATCGGTGTGATTTTAGTAAATTTATCAAATGAAAATTTCGTGGTAGAAAACGGCGAAAGAATAGCACAATTAATCATTGCTAAACATGAACGCGCCGAATGGATTGCAGTAGAAGAACTGTCCGAAACTTCTAGAGGTGAAGGCGGTTTTGGAAGCACCGGCGTGAAATAA
- a CDS encoding HU domain-containing protein, with amino-acid sequence MKIEPYISQLLYRYQCVTVPGFGAFLTEFQSAQLDENAHSFYPPKKLISFNPFIKNNDGLLANHLAQAEKIAYEVAVNAIQNEVSSWKTKIQEFGHFSVKNIGEFTLNAEKNIVFVPADQINYLKESFGLSSFVSPSVKREAYKEAVETLEEKAPIAFTPEKRRSYKALKYAAIITVSLGLTGALGYKLYDNYLTQIEQQTLVVQSNVQKKINQKIQEATFFIENPLPAVTLTVPSEKMPYHVVAGAFRLESNAANAYESLLKLGFKAKRLPVNKHGLFPVLYGSYSSYAEAREAMKSIQRLDNKDAWLLIEEL; translated from the coding sequence ATGAAGATTGAACCATACATTTCCCAATTATTATATCGTTATCAATGTGTTACCGTTCCCGGATTTGGTGCTTTTTTGACCGAATTCCAGTCGGCACAGTTGGATGAAAATGCCCATTCATTTTATCCTCCAAAAAAATTGATTTCTTTCAATCCCTTCATTAAAAACAACGACGGATTATTGGCCAATCATTTAGCGCAAGCCGAAAAAATAGCCTATGAAGTGGCTGTAAATGCCATTCAGAATGAAGTGTCAAGTTGGAAAACTAAAATTCAGGAATTTGGACATTTCTCTGTCAAAAACATTGGGGAGTTTACCTTGAATGCTGAAAAAAACATAGTGTTCGTTCCGGCTGACCAAATTAATTATTTGAAAGAATCTTTTGGGTTGAGTTCATTTGTATCGCCTTCAGTAAAACGTGAGGCATATAAAGAAGCGGTAGAAACTTTGGAAGAAAAAGCCCCTATCGCTTTCACTCCGGAAAAGAGAAGAAGTTATAAAGCACTGAAATATGCGGCTATTATTACCGTTTCCTTAGGATTGACAGGTGCTTTAGGATATAAATTATATGACAATTATCTAACACAAATTGAGCAACAAACCCTTGTTGTGCAGTCCAATGTTCAGAAAAAAATAAATCAAAAAATACAGGAAGCCACTTTCTTTATCGAAAATCCACTGCCGGCAGTTACGCTAACTGTTCCTAGTGAAAAAATGCCGTATCATGTAGTGGCCGGCGCTTTCCGATTAGAGTCAAATGCCGCTAATGCCTATGAATCATTATTGAAATTAGGTTTTAAAGCCAAGCGATTACCGGTAAACAAACACGGCTTATTCCCGGTGCTTTACGGAAGTTATTCTTCCTATGCTGAAGCTCGTGAAGCCATGAAAAGCATTCAACGATTAGACAATAAAGATGCCTGGTTGCTGATTGAAGAATTATAA
- a CDS encoding murein hydrolase activator EnvC family protein, with translation MPRFFLLFLFFCLATPMWSQPPTQEQLEERKAKIQLEIQEKEQLLQSMKSKEKSVVSQLMIQKEKIGLKEKLIKTTEKQTKLLSNDIYVNQLKINQLNRDLEELRKDYAEMILKSYKSRSEQSRAMFLLSSQNFLQAYKRAQYMKQYASYRKMQGEEIKGKTLQLENYNVKIGAQKTDKEKLIAENEKEKQDLEKEKQEQEKIANQIKKDKGKIVAEIKKKQQETKKIDAQIQKLIRETIAAANKKTAAAKAKANPKTTSAADTKAVESSAKIVLTSEGQLVANNFRANKGKLPWPVEKGVVTLPYGDQPHPVYKTLTVHNSGVEITTENGASARAVFGGEVTKVIKLSPLNIAVFIQHGDFFTVYQNLSSVNVSVGDKVSTKETLGKIRTNGDTGKTILKFLILQNTTYNNPASWLFNM, from the coding sequence ATGCCGAGATTCTTTTTACTTTTTTTATTTTTTTGTTTAGCTACACCTATGTGGAGTCAACCGCCAACACAAGAACAATTGGAGGAACGAAAAGCTAAAATTCAATTGGAAATCCAGGAAAAAGAGCAATTGCTGCAATCGATGAAGAGCAAAGAGAAATCGGTTGTGTCACAATTAATGATTCAAAAGGAAAAAATTGGTTTAAAAGAAAAACTGATTAAAACCACCGAAAAGCAAACCAAGTTGCTGAGCAATGATATTTATGTTAACCAACTTAAAATAAACCAACTCAACCGCGATTTAGAAGAACTCAGAAAAGATTATGCTGAGATGATTTTAAAGTCCTATAAGAGTCGTTCGGAACAAAGTAGAGCTATGTTCTTATTGTCTTCACAAAATTTTCTTCAAGCGTATAAAAGAGCTCAGTATATGAAGCAATATGCGAGTTACCGAAAAATGCAAGGCGAAGAAATAAAAGGGAAAACCCTTCAGTTAGAAAACTATAACGTGAAGATTGGCGCGCAAAAAACGGACAAAGAAAAACTAATTGCTGAAAATGAAAAGGAAAAACAAGACCTGGAAAAAGAAAAGCAAGAGCAAGAAAAAATAGCCAATCAAATCAAAAAAGACAAAGGAAAAATTGTTGCCGAAATCAAGAAAAAGCAACAGGAAACGAAAAAGATTGATGCTCAAATTCAAAAATTAATTCGAGAAACTATTGCAGCCGCCAATAAAAAAACAGCCGCAGCTAAAGCCAAAGCCAATCCTAAAACAACATCAGCTGCAGACACCAAAGCCGTAGAAAGTTCGGCCAAGATTGTATTAACATCAGAAGGACAGTTAGTGGCCAATAATTTCAGAGCCAACAAAGGAAAACTACCATGGCCGGTAGAAAAAGGGGTGGTGACATTGCCTTACGGAGACCAACCGCATCCGGTATATAAAACCTTGACGGTTCATAATAGTGGTGTTGAAATCACGACCGAAAACGGTGCTTCAGCCAGAGCGGTTTTTGGCGGAGAAGTGACTAAGGTAATTAAATTATCCCCGTTGAATATTGCGGTCTTTATTCAGCATGGAGACTTTTTTACGGTGTATCAAAATTTGAGTAGCGTAAATGTTAGTGTTGGTGATAAAGTGTCAACCAAAGAAACGTTGGGCAAAATCAGAACGAATGGTGATACCGGTAAAACCATTTTGAAATTCTTGATTCTTCAAAATACAACCTATAATAATCCGGCTTCGTGGTTATTTAATATGTAA
- a CDS encoding sugar phosphate nucleotidyltransferase, translating to MKIIVPMAGRGSRLRPHTLTIPKPLIPIAGKPIVHRLVEDIAGVLNQKIDEVAFIIHETFGKKVEEDLIAIAQKLGAKGTIYYQNEALGTGHAIMCAKDSLSGPAVIAYADTLIRADFDLDTTADSVIWVKQVEHPEAFGVINLNEANEIIELVEKPKEFVSDLAVIGIYYFKDVAVLKNELQSVLDNNIIHGGEYQINDGIKQMMAKGMKFVPGKVDEWMDCGNKDVTVETNSRMLGFLHNDGEHLIDYDVKQENSTIIPPCYIGKNVILINATVGPNVSLGEGCHIQNTVIKNSLVQTHAHIKNAHLDNAMIGNHASFDGDFTSISIGDYSVLE from the coding sequence ATGAAAATAATAGTTCCTATGGCAGGACGTGGTTCGCGTCTTCGCCCACATACCTTAACGATTCCAAAACCACTAATTCCCATAGCAGGGAAACCAATTGTACACCGATTAGTAGAAGATATTGCCGGGGTCTTGAATCAAAAAATTGACGAAGTGGCTTTCATCATTCATGAAACTTTTGGCAAAAAAGTAGAAGAAGATTTAATAGCCATAGCCCAAAAATTAGGAGCCAAAGGAACCATTTACTATCAAAATGAAGCACTTGGAACGGGACACGCTATCATGTGTGCTAAAGATTCTTTAAGCGGTCCGGCTGTAATTGCTTATGCTGATACGTTAATTCGTGCCGATTTTGATTTAGATACAACCGCCGACAGCGTTATTTGGGTTAAGCAAGTTGAACATCCAGAAGCGTTTGGAGTAATCAACTTAAATGAAGCGAACGAAATAATTGAATTAGTTGAAAAACCAAAAGAGTTTGTTTCAGATCTTGCGGTCATCGGTATTTATTACTTTAAAGATGTTGCGGTCTTAAAAAATGAACTACAATCGGTTTTAGATAACAACATCATTCACGGCGGCGAATACCAAATTAATGATGGAATTAAACAAATGATGGCAAAAGGCATGAAATTTGTGCCGGGCAAGGTTGACGAATGGATGGACTGTGGTAACAAAGATGTAACCGTGGAGACTAATTCCAGAATGTTGGGCTTTTTGCACAATGATGGGGAGCATTTGATTGATTATGACGTAAAGCAAGAGAACTCAACCATCATCCCACCTTGTTATATTGGAAAAAATGTGATACTAATTAATGCCACTGTTGGTCCCAATGTTTCTTTGGGAGAGGGATGTCACATTCAAAATACAGTAATTAAAAATAGCTTGGTGCAAACCCATGCTCATATTAAAAATGCTCATTTAGACAATGCAATGATAGGAAATCATGCCAGTTTTGATGGTGATTTTACCAGTATCAGTATTGGCGATTATTCAGTTTTAGAATAA
- the dprA gene encoding DNA-processing protein DprA: protein MNNTELFHILALLRVEGVGDIVAKKLINHCGSAENVFKSKAQQLKGIDGVGEVLLRNLKSKTIFEKAEAELRFLEKENITVQYYQNENYPDRLKHCVDGPVLLFASGAMNFDNRKMISIVGTRQITTYGTEFCKKLIEDLAVFNPIIVSGFAYGVDIVAHQAAMENNLQTIGVLAHGLTQIYPKPHKRYVAKMERNGGFLTEFWSNANPDKENFVRRNRIVAGMSEATVVIESAEKGGSLITANVANDYNRDVFAVPGRISDKYSQGCNDLIKTQRANLLTSAADLIYGLNWELKEVTTKSVQKQLFVSLDYDEQKIYDYLQKSGKQLLDVMALDCDFPIFKMSSILLNMELKGLVRPLPGKLFEAV, encoded by the coding sequence ATGAATAATACTGAACTTTTTCACATTTTAGCGCTGTTGCGAGTAGAAGGCGTTGGCGATATTGTGGCCAAAAAGCTCATAAACCATTGCGGTTCAGCTGAAAATGTATTTAAATCAAAAGCACAGCAACTAAAAGGAATAGATGGTGTTGGGGAAGTATTGCTGAGAAATTTAAAAAGCAAAACCATTTTTGAAAAAGCCGAAGCGGAATTACGTTTTCTGGAAAAGGAAAACATCACCGTGCAGTATTATCAAAATGAGAATTATCCCGATAGGTTAAAACATTGTGTGGATGGTCCGGTGTTGTTGTTTGCTTCGGGTGCTATGAATTTTGACAATCGCAAAATGATAAGCATCGTAGGAACAAGACAAATCACGACTTACGGTACCGAATTTTGTAAAAAATTAATTGAAGATTTGGCTGTTTTCAATCCGATTATCGTCAGCGGATTTGCTTATGGGGTTGACATCGTAGCACACCAAGCAGCTATGGAAAACAATTTGCAAACCATCGGCGTTTTGGCACATGGCTTAACCCAAATTTACCCCAAACCTCATAAAAGATATGTGGCTAAAATGGAGCGAAATGGGGGTTTTTTAACTGAATTTTGGAGTAATGCCAATCCTGATAAGGAAAATTTTGTGCGTCGTAACCGCATTGTTGCCGGCATGAGCGAAGCCACTGTAGTAATAGAAAGCGCTGAAAAAGGAGGTTCTTTAATTACCGCCAATGTGGCCAATGATTACAACAGAGACGTGTTCGCCGTACCGGGCAGAATATCGGATAAATACAGTCAAGGCTGTAATGATTTAATTAAAACGCAACGCGCCAATTTACTGACTTCAGCGGCGGATTTAATTTATGGTTTGAACTGGGAATTGAAAGAAGTGACAACCAAATCGGTTCAAAAACAATTGTTTGTTTCGTTAGATTATGATGAACAAAAAATATACGATTATCTTCAAAAAAGTGGCAAACAATTGCTTGATGTCATGGCGCTGGACTGTGATTTTCCGATTTTTAAAATGTCTTCCATCCTATTGAATATGGAGCTTAAGGGCTTGGTGCGACCTTTACCGGGAAAATTATTTGAGGCCGTTTAA
- the trpS gene encoding tryptophan--tRNA ligase, with protein MSKILTGIQSTGTPHLGNLLGAILPAIELSKNPANESFLFIADLHSITQIKNGDELRQNTYSTASVWLACGLDVNNVIFYRQSDVPQTAELSWYLSCFFPFQRLTLAHSFKDKADRLEDVNAGLFSYPMLMAADILLYDAQFVPVGKDQMQHIEITRDVASRFNHQMGETFVIPEGKVQEETMYVPGTDGLKMSKSRGNIINIFLEDKALRKQIMSIETDSTPLEEPKNPETCKVFGLFKLIANEAQIAEMRVKYANANRDFGYGHAKQALFELITEKFKTEREKYNYYMNNQAEVDALLKQGAVKAGNIANTVLKKVREKLGFE; from the coding sequence ATGTCAAAAATATTAACCGGAATTCAGAGTACGGGCACACCTCATTTAGGAAATCTATTGGGTGCGATTTTGCCTGCTATTGAACTGTCAAAAAATCCAGCTAACGAATCGTTTCTTTTTATCGCCGATTTGCATTCGATAACCCAAATTAAAAACGGAGATGAGCTTCGTCAAAACACTTATAGCACTGCTTCGGTATGGCTGGCTTGTGGTTTGGATGTCAATAACGTTATTTTTTACCGCCAAAGCGATGTACCGCAAACAGCTGAATTGTCTTGGTATTTAAGTTGCTTTTTCCCGTTTCAACGCTTGACCTTGGCGCATTCTTTCAAAGACAAAGCGGATCGTTTAGAAGACGTAAATGCCGGTTTGTTTTCTTATCCAATGCTGATGGCGGCTGATATATTGCTGTATGATGCGCAATTTGTTCCGGTGGGAAAAGACCAAATGCAACACATCGAAATCACACGTGATGTAGCTTCCCGATTTAATCATCAAATGGGAGAAACCTTTGTTATTCCCGAAGGAAAAGTACAAGAAGAAACCATGTATGTTCCGGGAACTGATGGTTTAAAAATGAGTAAATCCCGCGGCAATATCATTAATATTTTCCTCGAAGATAAAGCGTTGCGCAAGCAAATCATGAGCATAGAAACCGACAGCACACCCCTTGAAGAGCCTAAAAACCCAGAAACATGTAAAGTATTTGGTTTGTTCAAATTAATTGCCAATGAAGCACAAATTGCCGAAATGCGCGTTAAATATGCTAATGCCAACCGTGATTTTGGTTATGGTCATGCCAAACAAGCCTTATTTGAATTGATCACTGAAAAGTTCAAAACAGAAAGAGAGAAATACAATTACTACATGAATAACCAAGCCGAAGTAGATGCTTTACTCAAACAAGGCGCTGTGAAAGCCGGAAATATTGCCAACACGGTCTTAAAAAAAGTTAGAGAAAAATTGGGGTTTGAATAA
- a CDS encoding lysophospholipid acyltransferase family protein → MRALKIVFWTLYRIWFYILMAIPIIVMFPFLFISILSEKWYPYFFVMARIWAKIILFGMGFRVALETEEEIIEGKSYMFVANHTSMTDIMLMLSVVKNPFVFVGKKELAKIPLFGFFYKRTCILVDRKSSKSRMAVFERAQKRLNQGLSICIFPEGGVPDDESVLLDEFKDGAFRLAVEHQIPIVPMTFADNKKRFSYTFFSGSPGLMRVKIHHFFDTKNQKPEYKKTVKEDVRQVIEKQLLKYNT, encoded by the coding sequence ATGAGAGCACTGAAAATTGTTTTTTGGACACTTTATCGCATTTGGTTCTACATTTTAATGGCGATTCCGATAATCGTAATGTTCCCGTTTCTGTTTATTTCTATTCTTTCCGAAAAATGGTACCCTTACTTTTTTGTAATGGCTCGCATTTGGGCCAAAATCATTTTGTTTGGAATGGGGTTTCGAGTTGCACTAGAAACCGAAGAAGAAATAATAGAAGGCAAAAGTTATATGTTTGTGGCCAATCACACTTCGATGACTGATATTATGCTGATGCTTTCGGTGGTTAAAAATCCCTTTGTTTTTGTCGGAAAAAAAGAATTGGCTAAGATTCCGTTGTTTGGATTTTTTTATAAAAGAACCTGTATTTTGGTAGACCGAAAAAGTTCCAAAAGTCGAATGGCTGTTTTTGAAAGAGCCCAAAAACGATTAAATCAGGGACTGAGTATTTGTATTTTTCCCGAAGGTGGTGTCCCGGATGATGAATCAGTTTTATTAGATGAATTTAAGGACGGTGCTTTTCGCTTGGCGGTTGAACATCAAATTCCCATTGTGCCAATGACTTTTGCCGACAATAAAAAAAGGTTTTCGTATACTTTTTTCAGTGGAAGTCCAGGTTTAATGCGTGTAAAAATTCATCATTTTTTTGACACAAAAAATCAAAAACCCGAATACAAGAAAACCGTAAAAGAGGATGTTCGGCAAGTGATAGAGAAACAACTATTGAAGTATAACACATAA
- a CDS encoding DUF4292 domain-containing protein, giving the protein MKKLGCVLLVLLLVSCKTKAVLNEGKASDVLSSEKIIQNHYNNKIDFSSLYIRASAKYKDEKQSQNVSAEIKIKKDEKILVSIRFLGITMAKALITPNEVKYYEKINGTFFEGDYASLSKWLGTDLDFQKVQNMLLGKPIDDLAKGNYTSAIVEKFYKLNTFENQTEKSFWFEGERYLLKKQEINQPLKEREFEVNYPNFQEVSSTYLPASLLINAFQQAAKTEISIDYNNITFNEDLSFPYSVPEDYERIFIK; this is encoded by the coding sequence ATGAAAAAATTAGGTTGTGTGTTGTTAGTTCTTTTACTAGTTTCTTGTAAAACAAAAGCGGTTTTAAACGAAGGAAAAGCCAGTGATGTTTTAAGTTCGGAAAAAATAATTCAAAATCATTACAATAATAAAATCGATTTTTCGTCGTTATACATTAGAGCCAGCGCCAAGTACAAAGATGAAAAGCAATCACAGAATGTCTCAGCCGAAATCAAAATTAAGAAAGACGAGAAGATATTGGTAAGCATTCGTTTTTTAGGCATAACTATGGCCAAAGCTTTGATTACCCCCAATGAAGTAAAGTATTATGAAAAAATCAACGGTACTTTTTTTGAAGGCGATTATGCTTCACTAAGCAAATGGTTGGGCACCGATTTAGATTTTCAAAAAGTGCAAAACATGTTATTGGGAAAACCAATAGACGATTTAGCCAAAGGAAATTATACCAGTGCCATCGTTGAAAAGTTTTATAAATTAAATACATTTGAAAACCAGACAGAAAAGTCTTTTTGGTTTGAAGGAGAGCGTTATTTGCTTAAGAAACAAGAGATAAACCAACCGCTAAAAGAGAGAGAGTTTGAAGTGAATTATCCAAATTTTCAGGAAGTTTCATCAACCTATCTTCCGGCAAGTTTGTTGATTAATGCCTTTCAACAAGCAGCAAAAACAGAAATTTCAATTGATTATAATAACATAACATTCAACGAAGATCTTTCTTTCCCTTATAGTGTTCCGGAAGATTATGAAAGAATTTTTATTAAGTAA